In a genomic window of Staphylococcus taiwanensis:
- a CDS encoding threonine/serine exporter ThrE family protein: MSDSITIIDENKVIDVVLIAGRILLEAGAETYRVEDTMNRIAHSYGLYDTYSFVTSTAIIFSLNDRTNTRLIRIRERTTDLEKIALTNSLSRKIARNELSIDEAKSELIHLRRASLQYSFLLNFFAAAIACGFFLFMFGGVASDCWIAVIAGGAAFLTFSLVQRFIQIKFFSEFVASAVVITIAATFTKLGIATNQNIITISSVMPLVPGILICNAIRDLMAGELLAGMSRGVEAALTSFAIGAGVAIVLLIF, encoded by the coding sequence ATGTCAGATTCAATCACTATTATCGATGAAAATAAAGTGATTGATGTTGTATTAATTGCTGGAAGAATTCTTCTAGAAGCAGGTGCTGAAACTTATCGTGTAGAAGATACGATGAATCGTATCGCGCATAGTTATGGTTTATATGATACATATAGTTTCGTAACGTCAACAGCGATTATTTTTTCTCTCAATGACCGTACAAATACAAGACTCATTCGAATACGTGAACGTACTACAGATTTAGAGAAAATTGCCCTAACAAACAGTCTATCTCGAAAGATTGCACGAAATGAATTATCTATAGACGAAGCTAAATCTGAACTGATTCATTTACGTCGGGCATCATTACAATATTCTTTTTTATTAAACTTTTTTGCTGCCGCAATCGCATGCGGTTTCTTCCTATTCATGTTTGGAGGCGTAGCTTCTGACTGTTGGATTGCAGTTATTGCCGGTGGTGCTGCTTTTCTAACTTTTAGTTTAGTTCAACGTTTTATCCAAATTAAATTCTTTTCAGAGTTTGTCGCATCCGCTGTGGTTATCACTATCGCTGCAACATTCACAAAGTTAGGCATCGCGACGAACCAAAACATTATAACGATTTCAAGTGTTATGCCCCTTGTACCAGGAATATTAATTTGCAACGCAATACGTGATTTAATGGCCGGCGAATTACTAGCTGGGATGTCACGTGGTGTTGAAGCTGCACTTACTTCATTTGCTATTGGTGCTGGTGTAGCCATCGTATTACTAATTTTTTAA
- a CDS encoding threonine/serine exporter family protein: protein MLFYLFHFTISFISTVLFSIIFNAPKKLLAACGFVGAVAWTIYQYTVDMDLGKVGASFLGSLILGLLSHVMSRRYKRPVIIFIVPGIIPLVPGGTAYEATRFLVSNDYTQAVNTFLEVTLISGSIAFGILVAEILYYIYTRIKQLYDKIKGKTYRKSYNMNNRI from the coding sequence ATGTTATTTTATTTATTCCATTTTACAATTAGTTTCATTTCTACAGTTCTTTTTTCTATCATTTTCAATGCGCCTAAGAAACTGCTTGCAGCATGTGGCTTTGTTGGTGCCGTCGCATGGACCATTTACCAATATACTGTAGATATGGATTTAGGAAAAGTGGGCGCCTCATTTCTAGGTAGTTTGATACTAGGATTACTCAGTCACGTGATGAGTCGCCGTTATAAACGCCCTGTCATTATCTTTATTGTGCCAGGAATTATACCTCTTGTACCAGGTGGGACAGCATACGAAGCAACACGCTTTTTAGTTTCAAATGATTATACACAAGCAGTAAATACATTTTTAGAGGTCACGCTCATTTCTGGTTCAATCGCATTCGGTATATTAGTCGCCGAAATCCTCTACTATATTTACACACGTATCAAACAGTTATATGATAAAATTAAAGGTAAAACATATAGAAAATCTTATAATATGAATAATAGAATCTAA
- the pepT gene encoding peptidase T yields the protein MKEQIIDRLSRYVKIDTQSNPESETTPSTEKQWDLLHLLQQELETFGLETELDENGYLFATLESNVEDTVPTVGFLAHVDTSPDFNATNVNPQIVEEYDGTSIKLGDTNRVLNQETFPELKKLIGHTLMITDGTSLLGADDKAGVVEIMEAVKYLNEHPEIKHGRIRIAFTPDEEIGRGPHKFDVERFNADFAYTMDGSEFGELQFESFNAAEAKITTHGVNVHPGSAKNIMVNALSLGHQFHSLLPAGEVPERTEGYEGFFHLMKFEGNVEKATLQYIIRDHDRETFELRKKKLLEIRDDINTHYEDFPVKVDIEDQYYNMAEKIEPHPYIIDIPKKVFADLNIEPNTEPIRGGTDGSQLSFKGLPTPNIFTGCGNFHGPFEYASIDVMEKAVQVIIGIAQEVTNHKK from the coding sequence ATGAAAGAACAGATTATAGACAGATTATCACGTTACGTCAAAATTGATACACAGTCTAATCCAGAATCTGAAACTACGCCTTCTACTGAAAAACAATGGGATTTATTGCATTTATTACAACAAGAACTTGAAACATTCGGATTAGAAACTGAACTTGATGAAAATGGCTATTTGTTTGCAACATTAGAAAGTAATGTAGAGGATACCGTACCAACTGTAGGCTTTTTAGCTCACGTTGATACATCACCTGATTTTAATGCTACGAACGTGAATCCTCAAATCGTGGAAGAATATGATGGTACGTCAATTAAGCTTGGCGATACTAACCGTGTATTAAATCAAGAGACTTTTCCTGAATTAAAAAAATTAATAGGTCATACGTTGATGATTACGGATGGGACATCGTTGTTAGGCGCAGATGACAAAGCTGGCGTAGTAGAAATTATGGAAGCTGTGAAATACTTAAACGAACATCCAGAAATCAAGCATGGTCGAATTCGTATCGCATTTACACCAGACGAAGAAATTGGACGAGGCCCTCATAAATTTGATGTAGAACGTTTTAATGCGGATTTCGCTTATACAATGGATGGCAGTGAATTTGGTGAACTCCAATTTGAGAGTTTCAATGCTGCTGAAGCTAAAATTACGACTCATGGCGTGAATGTTCATCCTGGCTCAGCTAAAAATATTATGGTTAATGCCCTTTCATTAGGTCACCAATTCCATAGTTTATTACCAGCCGGTGAAGTGCCTGAACGTACAGAAGGCTATGAAGGTTTCTTTCATTTAATGAAATTTGAAGGTAACGTTGAAAAAGCGACGCTCCAATATATTATTCGCGATCATGATAGAGAAACGTTCGAATTGCGTAAGAAAAAACTTTTAGAAATCCGCGATGATATTAATACACATTATGAAGATTTCCCAGTTAAAGTCGATATTGAAGATCAATATTATAATATGGCTGAGAAAATTGAACCACATCCTTATATCATTGATATTCCTAAAAAAGTATTTGCAGATTTAAATATTGAACCAAATACTGAACCAATTCGTGGTGGTACCGACGGATCACAACTATCATTTAAAGGTTTACCTACACCTAACATTTTCACGGGTTGTGGAAATTTCCATGGTCCTTTCGAATATGCATCTATAGATGTAATGGAAAAAGCGGTACAGGTTATCATAGGTATCGCTCAAGAAGTAACAAACCATAAAAAATAA
- a CDS encoding glycerate kinase: MKVLVAMDEFNGIISSYQANRFIEEAVASEIDNADIVQVPLFNGRHELMDSVFLWQSGTKYKINAHDADMNEVETVYGQTEQGLTIIEGNLFVKGQKPIEQRSSYGLGEVILDALNNGADNIVISLGGIDSFDGGIGMLQALGAKFYDDEANVLDAREGTQIIKFIRRIDLADIPQAFKDAHIQLMSDFSSKLYGKNSEMMQTYDTQHIDRQKAAEIDNLIWYFSEIVKHELKVAMGPVERGGAGGGIAALLHSLYGAEILTSHELVDQITHLDDLVSQADLIIFGEGLKEEDHLLETTTLTIAELADKHHKPAIAICATDDKFDVFNKYNITAMFNTFIEMPETFEDFKMGIQLRHYTVQALRLLKTSLSE; this comes from the coding sequence ATGAAAGTATTAGTAGCCATGGATGAATTTAACGGTATCATTTCAAGTTATCAAGCTAACCGTTTTATAGAAGAAGCGGTAGCAAGTGAAATAGATAATGCAGATATTGTTCAAGTACCTTTGTTTAATGGACGTCATGAATTAATGGATTCAGTGTTCTTATGGCAGTCCGGTACAAAGTATAAAATAAATGCGCATGATGCAGATATGAATGAAGTCGAAACAGTTTACGGACAAACCGAGCAAGGGTTAACGATTATTGAAGGTAATCTATTTGTTAAAGGTCAAAAGCCAATAGAACAACGGTCAAGTTATGGTTTAGGTGAGGTCATTTTAGATGCGCTTAATAATGGTGCAGATAATATTGTCATTTCACTTGGTGGTATAGATAGTTTTGACGGTGGCATTGGCATGTTGCAAGCATTGGGTGCTAAATTTTATGATGATGAAGCAAATGTACTTGATGCACGTGAAGGAACTCAAATTATCAAGTTTATTAGACGAATTGATTTAGCTGATATTCCTCAAGCGTTTAAAGATGCACACATTCAATTGATGTCAGATTTTTCTAGTAAATTATATGGGAAAAATAGTGAAATGATGCAGACTTATGACACACAACACATTGATCGACAAAAAGCTGCAGAAATAGATAATTTGATTTGGTACTTTAGTGAAATTGTTAAGCATGAATTAAAAGTAGCGATGGGTCCTGTCGAACGTGGTGGTGCTGGTGGAGGCATTGCTGCTTTATTACACAGTTTATATGGTGCTGAAATACTAACGAGTCATGAATTAGTGGATCAAATCACACATTTGGATGATCTAGTATCTCAAGCTGACTTAATTATTTTTGGAGAGGGCTTGAAAGAAGAAGATCATTTACTTGAAACAACCACTTTAACAATCGCTGAATTAGCAGATAAACATCATAAGCCCGCGATTGCTATTTGTGCAACTGATGATAAATTTGATGTTTTTAATAAATATAATATCACAGCAATGTTTAATACATTTATTGAAATGCCTGAAACGTTTGAAGATTTTAAAATGGGCATTCAACTTAGACATTACACTGTACAAGCATTAAGATTATTGAAAACATCTTTAAGTGAATAA
- the ytxJ gene encoding bacillithiol system redox-active protein YtxJ encodes MAIKLSSIDQFEQVLEDNKYVFVLKHSDTCPISANAFDQFNKFLYERDMDGYYLVVQEERKLSDYIAEKTNVKHESPQAFYFIDGKAMWNASHDDINVSSLAQAEE; translated from the coding sequence ATGGCTATTAAGCTGAGTTCGATTGACCAGTTTGAACAAGTACTTGAAGACAATAAATACGTATTTGTATTAAAACATAGTGATACTTGTCCAATCTCAGCAAATGCATTTGATCAATTTAATAAGTTTTTATATGAAAGAGATATGGATGGCTATTATTTAGTCGTTCAAGAAGAAAGAAAGTTATCTGATTATATCGCTGAAAAAACAAATGTAAAACATGAATCTCCACAAGCATTCTATTTCATTGATGGAAAAGCTATGTGGAATGCGAGTCATGATGATATTAATGTATCTTCATTAGCTCAAGCTGAAGAATAA
- a CDS encoding EMYY motif lipoprotein, whose amino-acid sequence MKKLAILSIMVICGLLLASCGNQKSADLKDFQNQLNKVEHKKKDVKTVMDKIHLKQIDQLSKTDTTDKNKREFKALQKDINNHLIPVFDDYEKEAKKLPAKSHNVKELKEKYLKNVQHEKKSIQDVKSFVDLCNKSIKANEDILDYTKLFESNRSQVETQIQKASNQDDANQLTSKIENNNKKLKETAQKYLENEHSDSKNAIEKRIKPLIEKQITELNQTNITDSNVNNARKNAIEMYYNLLNYYDTRENTIAIEKKLSKINVEKLPKTGKELSKYDNDFYDDLKKVKAQQ is encoded by the coding sequence ATGAAAAAACTAGCAATTCTTTCAATAATGGTTATCTGTGGACTGTTACTTGCTTCATGTGGCAATCAAAAGAGTGCTGATTTGAAAGACTTTCAGAATCAGTTAAATAAGGTTGAACATAAGAAAAAAGATGTTAAAACAGTTATGGATAAAATTCATTTAAAACAAATAGACCAATTGAGTAAGACAGATACAACAGACAAGAATAAGAGAGAGTTTAAAGCATTGCAGAAAGACATAAATAATCATTTAATACCAGTATTTGATGATTATGAAAAAGAAGCCAAAAAATTACCAGCTAAAAGCCATAATGTAAAAGAATTAAAAGAGAAATATTTGAAGAATGTTCAGCATGAGAAAAAATCAATTCAAGACGTAAAATCATTTGTAGATTTATGTAATAAGTCTATAAAAGCTAATGAAGATATTTTGGATTATACGAAATTATTTGAAAGCAATCGATCACAAGTAGAAACGCAAATTCAAAAAGCTAGCAATCAAGACGATGCCAATCAATTAACATCTAAAATTGAAAACAATAATAAAAAATTAAAAGAAACAGCTCAGAAATATTTAGAGAATGAGCATTCTGATTCGAAAAATGCAATTGAAAAACGTATTAAACCTTTAATTGAAAAGCAAATTACCGAATTAAACCAAACGAATATTACTGACTCAAATGTTAATAATGCACGTAAAAATGCGATAGAAATGTACTATAATTTATTGAATTATTACGACACACGTGAAAATACTATAGCTATTGAGAAAAAACTTTCTAAAATTAATGTCGAAAAGTTGCCGAAAACGGGTAAAGAGTTAAGTAAATACGATAATGATTTTTACGATGATTTAAAGAAAGTTAAAGCGCAACAATAA
- a CDS encoding GrpB family protein → MYSTVQPFEQGSSTTDYVELYQTTKTLLLNLLDSPVQFTQHIGGTRHFNYDTEPILDILVGVNNLHDITALDEKRLNYVGFYRLHHPYTKKVMMAKFNNMIDLKQTIRLHIIQMDTPLFKQYLAVDEALATQPDIAFQFSEKKKTILQHVNYIRPYENQKQKYFDELFNKL, encoded by the coding sequence ATGTACTCAACAGTTCAGCCTTTTGAACAAGGCTCATCTACTACTGATTATGTTGAATTATATCAAACTACTAAAACATTACTATTAAATTTATTAGATTCTCCTGTTCAATTTACACAACACATTGGGGGAACACGTCATTTTAATTATGACACTGAGCCAATATTGGATATTTTAGTTGGCGTAAATAACTTACATGATATTACAGCCTTAGATGAAAAGCGTTTAAATTATGTTGGCTTTTATCGACTTCATCATCCATATACAAAGAAAGTAATGATGGCGAAATTTAATAACATGATTGATTTAAAACAAACGATTCGATTACATATTATCCAAATGGATACACCACTTTTTAAACAATATCTAGCTGTAGATGAAGCACTTGCAACACAACCAGACATTGCTTTTCAATTTTCAGAAAAAAAGAAAACAATACTGCAACATGTTAATTATATAAGACCATACGAAAATCAAAAACAAAAATACTTTGACGAATTATTTAATAAACTTTAA
- a CDS encoding UDP-N-acetylmuramate dehydrogenase: MSKQEDILQDLKSLVPEDIIKVNEPLKRYTYTETGGNADFYLSPTENEQVQAIVRYARDNSIPVTYLGNGSNIIIREGGIRGIVISLLSLKHINVSDDAIIAGSGAAIIDVSRAARDHVLTGLEFACGIPGSVGGAVYMNAGAYGGEIKDCIDYALCVNEQGDLIQLTKQELELDYRNSIVQKQHLVVLEAAFTLAPGNLDDIQAKMDDLTERRETKQPLEYPSCGSVFQRPPGHFAGKLIQDSNLQGHRIGGVEVSKKHAGFMVNVDNGTATDYEDLIHHVQKVVKEKFDVELHREVRIIGEYPED; encoded by the coding sequence ATGTCAAAACAAGAAGACATCTTACAAGATTTAAAATCTTTAGTTCCTGAAGATATTATTAAAGTTAATGAACCTTTAAAGCGCTATACATATACTGAAACAGGTGGTAACGCGGATTTCTACTTATCACCAACTGAAAATGAACAAGTACAAGCAATTGTACGATACGCTCGCGATAATAGCATTCCTGTTACTTATTTAGGAAATGGTTCTAACATTATTATCCGTGAAGGTGGCATTCGAGGCATTGTCATTAGTTTATTATCATTAAAGCATATCAATGTATCTGATGATGCAATCATTGCTGGTAGTGGTGCAGCTATTATTGATGTTTCACGTGCTGCAAGAGACCATGTCTTAACTGGTTTAGAATTTGCCTGCGGTATTCCTGGATCAGTCGGTGGTGCGGTTTATATGAATGCTGGTGCATACGGTGGCGAAATTAAAGACTGTATAGACTATGCCCTTTGCGTCAATGAACAAGGCGATTTAATTCAACTTACTAAGCAAGAACTTGAATTAGACTATCGAAATAGTATTGTCCAAAAACAACATTTAGTTGTACTTGAAGCTGCGTTTACATTAGCACCTGGTAATTTGGATGATATCCAGGCTAAGATGGATGATTTAACTGAGCGCCGCGAAACGAAACAGCCGCTTGAATACCCTTCATGTGGCAGCGTCTTCCAACGTCCACCTGGTCACTTTGCCGGAAAATTAATTCAAGATTCAAACTTGCAAGGCCATCGTATCGGCGGTGTCGAAGTGTCTAAAAAGCATGCTGGCTTTATGGTCAACGTAGATAATGGTACGGCTACAGATTATGAAGATTTAATCCACCATGTACAAAAAGTAGTTAAAGAGAAATTTGATGTTGAACTACATCGTGAAGTTCGTATCATTGGAGAATATCCAGAAGACTAA
- a CDS encoding ABC transporter substrate-binding protein: MKKTILFLLLSLVLVLTACGKGSESKNDEPKNSNNKDTVKIENNYKMRGEKKDGSDAKVVKETVEVPKNPKRAIAFDYGAVDILKAFGVQDQIKGLPKGEKNSTLPDFLSEFKDDKYINTGNMMQIHFDKVAKAKPDIVYISNRTATQKNIDELKKAVPNAAILYVGSTEKNYLDDMRRVTTNLGKIYGKEDKAKALIDELDKKIADTKARAQKSDKSTMYLLVNEGELSTFGPGGRFGDLVFDTLGFKPTDKHVKASPHGQNINNEYITNKDPDIILAMDRGQVVSGKSSAKQTLSNDVIKDVKAIKQGNVFELDPKLWYFSAGSTTTTLKQIDELNKVLDKVEKQ, from the coding sequence ATGAAAAAGACGATTTTATTTTTATTATTAAGTCTTGTTCTGGTATTAACAGCATGTGGTAAGGGTTCTGAAAGTAAGAATGATGAACCTAAAAATAGCAATAACAAAGATACAGTTAAAATAGAGAATAACTATAAAATGCGTGGCGAGAAAAAAGATGGTAGTGATGCTAAGGTTGTTAAAGAAACAGTGGAAGTACCTAAAAATCCTAAGCGTGCTATAGCCTTTGATTATGGGGCTGTCGATATTTTAAAAGCATTTGGTGTTCAAGACCAAATTAAAGGTTTACCTAAAGGTGAGAAGAATTCTACACTTCCTGATTTCTTGAGTGAATTTAAAGATGACAAATATATCAATACAGGTAATATGATGCAAATTCATTTTGATAAAGTTGCTAAAGCAAAACCTGATATTGTTTATATTTCTAATAGAACAGCAACTCAAAAGAATATTGACGAATTGAAAAAAGCGGTTCCTAACGCTGCTATTCTCTATGTTGGCTCAACTGAAAAAAATTATCTTGATGATATGAGAAGAGTAACAACTAATTTAGGTAAAATTTATGGTAAAGAAGATAAAGCGAAGGCATTAATCGATGAGTTAGACAAAAAGATTGCCGATACAAAAGCTAGAGCTCAAAAATCAGATAAATCCACAATGTATTTATTGGTAAATGAAGGTGAATTATCTACATTTGGCCCTGGAGGTCGTTTCGGTGATTTAGTATTCGACACACTAGGTTTCAAACCTACAGATAAACATGTTAAAGCTAGTCCTCATGGCCAAAATATTAATAATGAGTATATTACTAACAAAGATCCAGATATTATTTTAGCGATGGACAGAGGACAAGTCGTTAGCGGTAAATCAAGTGCTAAGCAAACGTTATCTAATGATGTTATTAAAGATGTTAAAGCAATTAAACAGGGTAATGTATTCGAATTAGATCCAAAATTGTGGTACTTTAGCGCGGGTTCAACAACGACGACACTAAAACAAATCGATGAACTTAATAAAGTTCTAGATAAAGTAGAAAAACAATAA
- a CDS encoding ABC transporter substrate-binding protein yields MKKTVLFLLLSLILVLSACSNGSNNKDSGSKSESNDSKETVKIKNNFEASGKERDGSDAKKVSNTVEVPKNPKNAVVLDYGALDVMKELGVADKVKGLPKGENNASLPDFLKEFKDDKYINTGNLKEVNFDKVAAAKPEVIFISGRAANQKNLDEFKKAAPKAKVVYVGADEKHLVKDMKKNTNNLGKIYNKEDKAKDINKDLDEKISEMKDKTKKFKKSVMYLLVNEGELSTYGPGGRFGGLVYDTLGFKPVDKNVSDSPHGQNINNEYITKQNPDVILAMDRGSVVGGESSADKVLSNSVLKDVKAVKNDNVYELDPKLWYFASGSSTTTIKQIDELEEIVDK; encoded by the coding sequence ATGAAAAAAACTGTCTTATTTTTATTATTATCTTTAATATTAGTTTTATCAGCTTGTAGTAATGGATCAAATAACAAAGATTCAGGGTCTAAGAGTGAAAGCAATGACTCAAAAGAAACTGTAAAAATTAAAAATAACTTTGAAGCAAGTGGTAAAGAACGTGACGGAAGTGATGCTAAGAAAGTGAGTAATACTGTAGAAGTACCTAAAAATCCTAAAAATGCCGTTGTATTAGATTATGGTGCATTAGATGTGATGAAAGAATTAGGTGTAGCTGACAAAGTTAAAGGATTACCAAAGGGTGAAAATAACGCTTCTTTACCAGATTTTCTAAAAGAATTCAAAGATGATAAATACATTAATACCGGAAACTTAAAAGAAGTTAATTTTGACAAGGTTGCTGCAGCAAAACCAGAAGTTATCTTTATTTCAGGAAGAGCTGCTAATCAGAAAAACTTAGATGAATTCAAAAAAGCTGCACCTAAGGCTAAAGTTGTGTATGTAGGTGCTGACGAAAAACATCTTGTTAAAGACATGAAGAAGAATACAAATAACTTAGGTAAAATTTACAACAAAGAAGATAAAGCCAAAGATATTAATAAAGATTTAGATGAAAAAATTTCTGAAATGAAAGATAAAACGAAGAAATTTAAGAAATCTGTAATGTATTTATTAGTAAATGAAGGTGAATTATCAACATATGGACCTGGAGGACGCTTCGGTGGTTTAGTATATGATACATTAGGTTTCAAACCAGTAGATAAGAATGTAAGTGATAGTCCTCACGGACAAAACATTAATAATGAATATATTACTAAACAAAATCCAGATGTGATCTTAGCAATGGACCGTGGTTCAGTAGTTGGTGGAGAATCATCTGCAGATAAAGTCTTAAGTAATAGTGTACTTAAAGATGTTAAAGCTGTTAAAAATGACAATGTATACGAATTAGATCCTAAATTATGGTATTTTGCTTCAGGTTCATCAACTACAACAATTAAACAAATCGATGAATTAGAAGAAATTGTGGATAAATAA
- a CDS encoding ATP-binding cassette domain-containing protein: MIEIKNLDKSIQNKPILKNINVDIKKGRLTSLIGPNGAGKSTLLSAVSRLFEYENGTIKIEGKSVLEYKNDDLAKKLSILKQTNHTEMNITVEQLVNFGRFPYSKGRMKKEDYEKVDYALNLLQLQEIKHRNIKTLSGGQRQRTYIAMTIAQDTDYILLDEPLNNLDMKHSVQIMQTLRRLCKELNKTIVIVLHDINFASCYSDDIIALKNGEIVKADIRDHVIQADILRQLYEMDVHIEEIRGQRICLYYDETIFDSME, from the coding sequence TTGATTGAAATTAAAAACTTAGATAAATCGATACAAAATAAGCCGATATTAAAGAATATTAATGTTGATATTAAAAAGGGAAGACTTACCTCGCTTATTGGACCAAATGGAGCTGGGAAAAGTACATTACTATCAGCAGTGAGTCGTTTATTTGAATACGAAAATGGCACAATCAAAATTGAAGGGAAGTCCGTTTTAGAATACAAAAACGATGATTTAGCTAAAAAATTAAGTATTTTGAAACAAACGAATCATACTGAGATGAATATTACAGTGGAACAATTAGTAAACTTTGGACGTTTCCCATATTCAAAAGGACGCATGAAAAAAGAAGATTATGAAAAAGTTGACTATGCATTAAATTTACTGCAATTACAAGAAATTAAACATAGAAATATAAAAACACTTTCTGGTGGACAAAGACAACGCACATATATTGCGATGACTATTGCTCAAGATACAGATTATATATTACTAGATGAACCTTTAAATAATCTCGATATGAAACACTCTGTACAGATTATGCAAACGTTGCGTCGCCTATGCAAAGAATTAAATAAAACAATTGTCATCGTGTTGCACGATATCAATTTTGCATCATGTTACTCAGACGATATTATCGCATTAAAAAATGGTGAAATAGTCAAAGCTGACATCAGAGATCATGTAATTCAAGCAGATATATTAAGACAATTGTATGAAATGGATGTACATATTGAAGAGATTAGAGGACAACGTATTTGCCTCTATTATGATGAAACAATATTTGATTCGATGGAATAA
- a CDS encoding iron chelate uptake ABC transporter family permease subunit has translation MPISLNKKIIMLIVATIFMAIFYLLVGLDFEIFQYQFESRLRKLILILIVGGAIGTSVVVFQAITTNRLLTPSIMGLDSVYLFVKVLPVFLVGTQAAIVTNVYLNFLITLITMVLFSLLLFEGIFKLGHFSVYFILLVGVVLGTFFRSITSFIQLIMDPESFLAVQSAMFASFEASNSRLVVVSSILLFILIIIAIVLRPYLDVLLLGRAQAINLGVSYEKMTRLLLILVALLVSISTALVGPVTFLGLLTVNLAHELMKTYEHKYILPATILISWISLFMAQWVVENVFEATTEFSLIIDLVGGSYFIYLLIKRRSAN, from the coding sequence ATGCCAATTAGTTTAAACAAGAAAATCATAATGCTTATTGTTGCAACGATTTTTATGGCTATTTTCTATCTATTAGTAGGTTTAGATTTTGAAATATTTCAATATCAATTCGAAAGTAGATTACGAAAATTAATATTAATTTTAATCGTCGGTGGCGCTATTGGAACATCAGTAGTTGTCTTTCAAGCGATAACCACTAATAGACTTTTAACACCTTCAATTATGGGACTAGATTCTGTCTATTTATTTGTCAAAGTATTGCCCGTATTTTTAGTGGGTACACAAGCAGCAATAGTTACCAATGTCTATTTAAACTTCTTAATTACATTAATCACAATGGTTCTATTTTCGTTGTTACTATTTGAAGGCATATTTAAACTAGGACATTTCTCCGTGTATTTCATATTACTTGTAGGTGTCGTTTTAGGGACATTCTTCCGCAGTATCACTAGCTTCATACAACTGATTATGGATCCAGAGTCATTCTTAGCAGTTCAAAGTGCTATGTTTGCTAGTTTTGAAGCATCTAACTCACGATTAGTAGTCGTATCATCTATTCTTTTATTTATTTTAATTATTATTGCCATCGTACTACGCCCGTATCTAGATGTACTTTTACTAGGAAGAGCACAAGCGATAAATCTAGGTGTATCTTATGAAAAAATGACACGACTATTACTTATTCTAGTTGCATTACTTGTATCTATTTCTACAGCTTTAGTTGGTCCTGTAACATTTTTAGGATTATTAACTGTGAATTTAGCGCATGAATTAATGAAAACATATGAACATAAATATATATTACCCGCCACGATTTTAATAAGTTGGATTAGTTTATTTATGGCACAATGGGTTGTTGAAAATGTATTCGAAGCGACAACAGAATTTAGTTTAATCATTGATTTGGTAGGTGGTAGTTACTTCATTTATCTACTCATCAAAAGGAGAAGTGCAAATTGA